One part of the Vanessa tameamea isolate UH-Manoa-2023 chromosome 8, ilVanTame1 primary haplotype, whole genome shotgun sequence genome encodes these proteins:
- the LOC113399943 gene encoding multifunctional protein r isoform X2: MKYGTAGRNIAHACFATGPKSSSFRGSGKASGRVACLRTPRSNNLATLHSSVIVKSGPREFTGTRSLSDGVIVARPISVMKQLSWRRFVFIPIYLCIALSRSVLPQVLDDHNLSPEVIQIKETTIQGSQLSERDLQNSRNISIQGNDFVLDGNPFRIMSGSLHYFRLPSEYWRDRLRKLRAAGLNTVSTYVEWSSHEPEEGLYKFDGDNDIARFIQIAAEEELYVLLRPGPYICAERDLGGLPYWLLSKYPKIRLRTTDKNFISETEKWMTKLFSQLKPLLYKNGGPIIMVQVENEYGSYGSSKAYMKQVRDIIKQHVDDNALLYTTDGPYHSYFYDGSVPGTLTTIDFGPTASKAVDMFKELRAFMSEGPLMNSEYYPGWLTHWSEDLQKVTTERVVATLKDMLDNKIHFNIYMFFGGTNFEFTAGANYASNYQPDITSYDYDAPLSEAGDPTPKYDAIRNTLAKYDLVPENIPAPVPSKKGAYGEINLSPKINLLSTDGRSKLGKKYKDVNGPNLPTFEELRQRSGLVLYETTLNETDGILSITAPRDWIFVFVDNKYQGVINRMQKLFNLSIKAKEGSTLSLLVENQGRINYGNRLHDFKGILSPVTLDSKKGYIRSGNLEGPWRVTGYGLDTNNNIELGSNNIVGQGRSSMGPTLYEGILVLPQGQPLDTFVDPTGWGKGYIFVNGHNLGRYWPKVGPQVTLYIPGVWLKPAPAQNSIKILEQMEDLSCEVGPLCCLVLADGSVFQGRSFGAQVPVEGEVVFQTGMVGYPESLTDPSYHAQILVLTYPLIGNYGIPDENEYDEHGLPRWFESKRIWATGLIVGQVSTHASHWRARKSLGKWLAQNGIPGLCEIDTRALTYRLREGVTLGRIIQSVSPIGTLPPLQDPNERNLVAEVSVKEKQIFNPSGSYTILAIDCGLKYNQIRCLIKRNAKVILVPWNYKFDPKEYDGLFISNGPGDPEVCKEVVDNLREVIKNEHTVKPVFGICLGHQLLATAAGCKTYKTRYGNRGHNLPCTHAGTGRCFMTSQNHGFAVDTNSLPQNWEILFTNENDKTNEGIIHNSLPYFSVQFHPEHTAGPTDLECLFDIFVETVKSYKINTKCVVNDMICEKLKYTPTLYERPKKVLILGSGGLSIGQAGEFDYSGSQGVKAMQEEKIQTVLINPNIATVQTSKGLADKVYFLPITPEYVEQVIKAERPTGILLTFGGQTALNCGVELQKSKVFEKYNVRVLGTPIQSIVDTEDRKIFAEKINAIGEKVAPSAAVSSIEEALVAANQIGYPVMARSAFSLGGLGSGFANNEEELRILAHQALSHSEQLIIDKSLKGWKEVEYEVVRDAYDNCITVCNMENVDPLGIHTGESIVIAPSQTLSNREYYLLRNTAIKVIRHFGIVGECNIQYALNPNSEEFYIIEVNARLSRSSALASKATGYPLAYVAAKLALGISLPTIKNSVTGVTTACFEPSLDYCVVKIPRWDLAKFNRVSTKIGSSMKSVGEVMAIGRNFEEAFQKALRMVDENVNGFDPYIKKVNENELREPTDKRMFVLAAALKENYTVEKLYDLTKIDRWFLEKLKNIIDYYKILESIDSGSITFEILKSAKQIGFSDKQIAAAIKSTELAVRKLREEFKITPFVKQIDTVAAEWPATTNYLYLTYNGSTHDLNFTGDFIIVLGSGVYRIGSSVEFDWCAVGCLRELKNQGKKTIMVNYNPETVSTDYDMSDRLYFEEISFEVVMDIYNLEKPHGVILCMGGQLPNNIAMDLHRQQAKILGTSPDMIDNAENRFKFSRMLDRKGILQPKWKELTNLDSAIKFCEEVGYPCLVRPSYVLSGAAMNVAYSNQELEAYLKSASQLNKDHPVVISKYILDAKEIDVDVVAADGVLLCIAVSEHIENAGVHSGDATLVTPPQDINNETLDKINEIAKIIAETLDVTGPFNMQLIAKDNELKVIECNVRVSRSFPFVSKTLDHDFVAMATKVILGVPVEPVSVMGGCGKVGVKVPQFSFSRLSGADVTLGVEMASTGEVACFGENRYEAYLKSLMSTGFRIPKKAILLSIGTFKHKIELLPSVRSLKKLGYKLYASMGTGDFYNEHGIEIESVQWTFDHIGDPEDVRSDGELMHLADFMARKELDLVINLPMRGGARRVSSFSTHGYRTRRLAVDYAVPLVTDVKCAKLLVKAMLQCGGAPQMKTHTDCMTSRNIIKLPGFIDVHVHVREPGATYKEDFDSCTAAALAGGVTMICAMPNTNPPLIDRSSYDYVSTLARVSARCDFALFVGASTTNCDTAAELAPQAAALKMYLNETFTTLKLNDMTIWQRHLQNWPKKMPICAHAEREKTGAIILMASLLDRPIHICHVARKEEILIIKSAKERGLKVTCEVCPHHLFLSTADIERIGNGRAEVRPVLCSPEDQAELWKNMDIIDVFATDHAPHSVEEKNSDKPLPGYPGLETVLPLLLNAVHEGRLTIDDIINKFHKNPRKIFNLPEQINTYVEVDMDYEWTIPDALEFSKSKWTPFAGMRVCGAIHRVTLRGEIAYVEGQILVPPGFGQNVREWPVPKKQTLPAFAFEKFDKESSRPNSALDIHNSLEFTKFHDMDIDQAEPNKPDVQNKLNVHFHEVPGLRSISPLPPQTHTIRQRCDSSSQSTGLQRQRSDLFGKSILTVDTFGKETLNDIFNLAQFMKTCVSKGRVLDDILRGKVMASIFYEVSTRTSCSFAAAMQRLGGSVIHTDATSSSAKKGETLEDSVTVMASYSDVVVLRHPEPGAVTRASRHSRKPVINAGDGIGEHPTQALLDVFTIREEIGTVNGLTITMVGDLKNGRTVHSLARLLSLYQVQLQYVSPPGLGMPKHIMEYVSYKGISQKVYERLEDVLGDTHVLYMTRIQRERFASQEEYEKMRGLLVVTPQLMTRARRRMIVMHPLPRVDEISPEFDSDPRAAYFRQAEYGMYVRMALLAMVAGVNPLT, translated from the exons ATGAAATATGGTACAGCCGGGCGAAACATTGCACATGCCTGTTTCGCCACAGGGCCAAAGTCATCGAGTTTCCGAGGGAGTGGCAAAGCGAGCGGTCGTGTTGCTTGCCTACGTACTCCTCGCTCTAATAACCTAGCTACTTTACACTCGTCCGTGATTGTCAAGTCGGGGCCAAGAGAGTTCACTGGCACTCGAAGTCTATCCGACGGGGTCATTGTCGCACGACCG ATAAGCGTTATGAAGCAACTATCATGGAGACGATTCGTTTTCATACCAATATATTTGTGCATTGCACTGTCAAGATCAGTTTTGCCTCAAGTTTTGGATGATCATAATCTAAGTCCTGAAGTGATTCAAATCAAGGAGACGACAATTCAAGGAAGTCAGCTTTCAGAAAGAGATCTTcag aATAGTCGTAATATTAGCATACAAGGGAATGACTTCGTTTTGGATGGAAATCCTTTTCGGATTATGTCGGGGTCTCTTCATTATTTCAGGCTGCCGTCGGAATATTGGCGGGACCGACTAAGAAAATTAAGAGCAGCGGGCCTGAATACTGTGTCCac GTATGTAGAGTGGAGCAGTCACGAGCCGGAAGAAGGTTTGTACAAGTTTGACGGAGACAACGATATCGCCCGCTTTATACAAATAGCTGCAGAGGAAGAACTATACGTGCTCTTGCGACCAGGACCTTACATTTGTGCCGAAAGAGATCTA GGTGGTCTTCCTTACTGGCTCCTCAgtaaatatccaaaaataagATTACGGACTAcagataaaa attttataagtGAAACCGAGAAATGGATGACTAAACTTTTTAGCCAACTTAAACCTTTGTTATACAAAAATGGAGGTCCGATAATAATGGTACAG GTAGAAAACGAATACGGCAGTTACGGCAGTAGTAAGGCATACATGAAACAGGTTCGCGACATAATAAAACAACACGTCGACGACAATGCTTTACTGTATACAACAGATGGCCCGTATCATTCGTATTTTTATGATGGATCTGTTCCCGGTACTCTGACTACCATAGACTTCGGACCGACAG CTAGTAAAGCGGTAGATATGTTCAAAGAGCTGCGCGCGTTCATGTCAGAGGGACCTCTGATGAACTCAGAGTACTATCCCGGCTGGCTTACTCACTGGAGTGAGGACTTGCAAAAAGTAACCACAGAACGTGTTGTTGCAACATTAAAAGATATGCTAGATAACAAGATCCACTTCAATATCTACATGTTCTTTGGCGGCACCAATTTTGAATTTACAGCAG gtGCTAACTATGCTTCTAATTACCAACCCGACATCACATCTTACGATTACGATGCTCCGTTATCTGAAGCTGGAGATCCGACTCCAAAATATGACGCTATCCGCAACACTTTGGCCAAA tatgatCTTGTACCCGAAAATATACCTGCCCCCGTGCCGTCTAAAAAAGGGGCGTACGGCGAAATAAATCTCAGTCCAAAAATCAACTTACTGTCTACGGATGGTCGTTCTAAACtcggaaaaaaatacaaagatgTTAATGGACCGAATTTACCGACGTTCGAAGAATTGCGGCAGCGCAGTGGTCTTGTTCTATACGAAACGACGCTTAATGAAACCGACGGAATTCTGTCAATAACAGCGCCACGCGATTGGATATTCGTTTTCGTTGATAAT aAATATCAAGGTGTAATAAATAGAATGCAGAAGCTATTCAATCTAAGCATAAAAGCGAAAGAAGGCTCCACTTTGTCTTTACTAGTTGAGAATCAAGGACGTATTAACTATGGTAACAGACTTCATGATTTTAAG gGAATACTGAGTCCAGTAACTCTAGATAGTAAAAAAGGATACATTAGATCTGGCAATTTGGAAGGTCCGTGGAGGGTTACTGGATATGGTTTGGATACAAACAATAACATCGAATTAGGGTCAAATAACATTGTCGGTCAAGGCCGCTCTTCAATGGGCCCCACGCTATATGAAGGAATACTAGTTTTACCTCAGGGTCAACCTTTGGACACTTTCGTCGACCCTACTGGTTGGGGAAAG ggttatatttttgtaaacggACATAACCTCGGAAGATATTGGCCCAAAGTGGGTCCACAAGTGACTCTTTATATTCCTGGTGTGTGGTTAAAACCGGCGCCTGCTCAGAATTCTATCAAAATACTCGAAC aaatggaAGACTTAAGTTGTGAAGTCGGCCCACTGTGCTGCCTAGTCCTTGCAGACGGTTCGGTCTTTCAGGGCAGAAGTTTCGGTGCACAAGTTCCTGTGGAGGGAGAAGTTG tttttcagACTGGCATGGTCGGATATCCAGAGTCTTTAACAGATCCTTCGTATCATGCTCAGATATTGGTTCTGACGTATCCTCTGATTGGGAACTATGGAATACCAGACGAAAACGAGTACGATGAACACGGCTTACCGAG atGGTTTGAATCGAAGCGTATCTGGGCAACTGGACTTATAGTTGGGCAAGTTAGTACCCACGCATCACATTGGCGTGCTCGAAAATCTTTGGGAAAATGGTTGGCCCAGAACGGTATACCTGGTCTTTGTGAAATAGATACCCGGGCGCTGACATATAGACTTCGCGAAGGTGTTACATTAGGCAGAATAATTCAAAGTGTATCACCCATTGGCACACTACCGCCACTTCAAGACCCAAACGAAAGGAATTTAGTAGCAGAAGTGTCCGTAAAG gaaaagcaaatatttaatCCATCGGGTAGTTATACAATTTTAGCAATTGACTGCGGTTTAAAGTACAATCAAATCAGATGTTTAATTAAGAGAAACGCTAAAGTCATTTTAGTACCCTGGAACTATAAATTTGACCCAAAAGAGTACGATGGGTTGTTTATTAGTAATGGTCCGGGCGATCCAGAAGTGTGCAAAGAGGTCGTGGATAACTTAAGAGAAGTAATTAAGAACGAACATACAGTTAAACCAGTTTTTGGTATTTGCCTTGGCCACCAGTTACTTGCAACTGCTGCTGGTTGTAAAACCTACAAAACaag gTATGGTAACCGAGGACACAATTTACCTTGCACGCACGCCGGAACAGGAAGATGTTTCATGACTTCTCAAAATCATGGATTTGCAGTCGATACTAATTCACTACCTCAAAATTGGGAAATTTTATTCACTAATGAAAACGATAAAACCAATGAAGGAATCATCCATAATTCACTTCCCTATTTCAGTGTGCAGTTTCACCCAGAGCACACAGCAGGACCGACCGATCTCGAATGTCTTTTCGATATATTTGTCGAAACagttaaatcatataaaattaatacaaaatgtgTTGTAAATGACATGATTTGTGAGAAACTTAAGTATACTCCAACATTATATGAAAGgccaaaaaaagtattaattctAGGATCAGGCGGTTTATCTATTGGTCAAGCAGGCGAATTTGATTATTCTGGTTCACAGGGAGTAAAAGCAATGCAGgaagaaaaaatacaaacagtTCTTATAAATCCTAACATTGCGACCGTTCAAACATCGAAAGGATTAGCTGATAAAGTTTATTTCTTGCCCATTACACCTGAATATGTTGAACAAGTTATAAAAGCTGAGCGTCCTACAGGAATCCTGCTAACATTTGGAGGTCAAACAGCTTTAAACTGTGGCGTAGAATTGCAAAAGTCTAAAGTATTTGAGAAATATAATGTACGTGTATTAGGCACCCCAATTCAGTCTATAGTAGATACTGAAGACAGAAAAATTTTTGCTGAGAAAATTAATGCTATTGGTGAAAAGGTAGCCCCGAGTGCTGCTGTTTCTTCAATAGAAGAAGCTTTAGTTGCTGCAAATCAAATTGGATATCCAGTGATGGCTCGTTCTGCATTTTCTTTGGGCGGCTTAGGGTCAGGTTTTGCTAATAATGAAGAAGAGTTACGAATTCTGGCGCATCAAGCATTATCACATTCAGAACAGCTTATTATAGACAAATCTTTAAAAGGATGGAAAGAAGTCGAATACGAAGTTGTGAGAGATGCTTATGATAATTGTATAACAGTTTGTAATATGGAAAATGTGGACCCCTTAGGTATACACACAGGAGAGTCTATCGTGATTGCACCAAGCCAAACATTATCTAACagggaatattatttattacggaaTACTGCTATTAAAGTAATAAGACATTTTGGAATAGTCGGAGAATGTAATATACAATATGCCTTGAATCCAAATTCTGAAGAATTTTATATCATAGAAGTAAATGCAAGATTGTCAAGAAGTTCTGCTCTAGCAAGCAAAGCGACAGGTTATCCACTTGCATATGTAGCTGCTAAATTAGCTCTTGGAATTTCTTTACCGACAATAAAGAATTCTGTTACTGGTGTGACTACAGCGTGTTTTGAACCAAGCTTAGATTATTGTGTAGTAAAAATACCTAGATGGGACTTAGCTAAATTTAACAGAGTTAGTACCAAAATTGGAAGCTCAATGAAAAGTGTAGGGGAAGTTATGGCAATTGGTCGTAATTTTGAAGAAGCATTTCAAAAAGCTTTAAGAATGGTCGATGAAAACGTGAATGGTTTTGATCCTTATATcaaaaaagtaaatgaaaatgaacTGAGAGAACCAACTGATAAGCGCATGTTCGTTTTAGCTGCTGCTCTAAAAGAAAACTATACTGTTGAGAAActttatgatttaacaaaaattgaTCGATGGTTCcttgagaaattaaaaaatatcattgactattataaaatactggAATCCATTGATTCTGGATCAATTACTTTTGAAATTTTGAAGAGTGCAAAGCAAATAGGATTCTCAGATAAGCAAATAGCTGCTGCAATAAAAAGTACAGAATTGGCTGTGAGAAAACTTCgggaagaatttaaaataactccGTTCGTTAAGCAAATTGATACAGTTGCCGCTGAATGGCCTGCAACGACTAATTATCTTTATCTAACATATAATGGTAGTACACATGACTTGAATTTCACTGgagattttataatagttttaggATCTGGAGTATATAGAATAGGAAGTTCAGTTGAATTCGATTGGTGTGCTGTGGGATGTTTAAGGGAATTAAAAAATCAAGGTAAAAAAACCATTATGGTCAACTACAATCCCGAAACAGTAAGTACAGATTATGATATGAGCGATAGGTTGTATTTCGAAGAAATATCATTTGAAGTAGTAATGGATATATATAACTTGGAAAAACCTCATGGTGTTATACTTTGCATGGGTGGCCAATTACCTAACAATATTGCCATGGATTTACATAGACAGCAAGCTAAAATTCTAGGTACTTCTCCTGATATGATAGATAATGCTGAAAATAGGTTCAAATTTTCGCGTATGCTCGATCGCAAAGGTATTTTGCAACCAAAGTGGAAAGAACTTACAAATCTAGATTCAGCCATAAAATTCTGCGAAGAAGTTGGATATCCATGCCTAGTTCGACCATCCTATGTACTAAGCGGGGCGGCCATGAATGTAGCATATTCGAATCAAGAATTGGAAGCATATTTAAAATCTGCAAGTCAACTTAATAAAGATCATCCTGtagtaatttcaaaatatatattggacgcTAAAGAAATAGATGTTGACGTTGTTGCGGCTGATGGTGTACTTCTTTGTATCGCTGTTTCTGAACACATAGAAAATGCTGGTGTTCATTCCGGAGATGCTACCTTAGTAACCCCTCCTCAAGATATTAATAACGAAACTTTAGACAAAATAAATGAGATAGCTAAAATTATTGCAGAAACTCTTGATGTTACAGGGCCATTTAATATGCAACTTATTGCAAAAGATAATGAATTAAAAGTCATAGAGTGTAACGTTAGAGTTTCGAGATCATTTCCTTTTGTTTCTAAAACATTGGACCATGATTTTGTTGCTATGGCGACAAAAGTAATCTTAGGAGTACCGGTTGAACCAGTCAGCGTTATGGGTGGTTGTGGAAAAGTCGGGGTGAAGGTACCCCAATTTTCTTTCTCAAGATTATCCGGCGCTGACGTTACTCTTGGTGTAGAAATGGCATCAACTGGTGAAGTTGCTTGTTTTGGCGAAAACCGCTATGAagcttatttaaaatcattaatgaGTACAGGGTTCAGAATTCCCAAAAAGGCTATTTTGCTTTCAATTGGAACTTTTAAG cATAAAATAGAACTATTACCAAGTGTGCGTTCCTTGAAAAAACTTGGATATAAGTTATATGCCAGTATGGGCACAGGAGATTTTTATAATGAACATGGTATAGAG aTAGAAAGTGTTCAATGGACATTCGATCATATCGGTGATCCGGAAGATGTAAGGTCTGACGGTGAACTCATGCACTTGGCAGACTTTATGGCTAGAAAAGAACTCGATCTCGTAATTAATTTACCAATGCGAGGTGGAGCTAGGCGCGTTTCCTCCTTTAGCACACATGGATATCGAACACGTCGTCTAGCTGTGGACTATGCTGTCCCCTTAGTCACTGACGTCAAATGTGCTAAACTTCTTGTAAAG gCAATGTTGCAATGTGGTGGTGCACCACAAATGAAAACACACACGGATTGTATGACATCacgtaacataattaaattgccTGGATTTATTGATGTGCACGTTCATGTTCGAGAACCTGGAGCTACATATAAGGAAGACTTCGATTCATGCACTGCCGCTGCTCTTGCTGGAGGTGTTACTATGATTTGTGCAATGCCAAACACAAACCCTCCCTTAATTGATCGTTCATCATACGATTATGTTTCGACTTTAGCTCGTGTAAGTGCTCGATGTGATTTTGCCCTTTTCGTTGGTGCATCTACCACTAATTGTGATACAGCAGCTGAATTAGCGCCACAGGCAGCAGCACTTAAAATGTACTTGAATGAAACGTTTACTACATTAAAACTTAATGATATGACAATTTGGCAACGTCACCTTCAGAACTGGCCTAAAAAAATGCCAATATGTGCACATGCCGAACGTGAAAAAACAGGTGCAATTATTCTAATGGCTTCATTACTCGATAGACCTATTCACATATGTCACGTGGCACGAaaagaagaaattttaataataaaatcagctAAAGAACGGGGCTTAAAAGTTACTTGTGAAGTATGCCCTCATCATCTATTTTTAAGCACGGCTGATATAGAACGAATTGGAAATGGACGTGCTGAAGTCCGTCCAGTTTTATGCAGCCCCGAGGATCAAGCAGAACTATGGAAAAATATGGATATTATAGATGTTTTTGCAACAGATCATGCACCTCATTCTGTTGAAGAAAAAAATTCTGACAAACCACTACCTGGCTATCCGGGCTTAGAAACAGTTTTACCGCTACTTCTAAATGCTGTTCATGAAGGACGACTAACTATCGAtgacataataaacaaattccATAAAAAcccaagaaaaatatttaatttgccagaacaaataaatacttatgtaGAAGTAGATATGGATTATGAATGGACAATACCTGATGCCTTAGAGTTTTCAAAATCTAAATGGACTCCATTTGCTGGCATGCGAGTTTGTGGAGCTATTCATCGTGTTACTTTACGTGGTGAAATCGCTTATGTAGAAGGTCAAATACTTGTGCCTCCAGGCTTCGGACAGAATGTACGCGAATGGCCTGTACCTAAAAAACAAACTTTGCCAGCTTTTGCGTTTGAAAAGTTTGACAAAGAGTCAAGTCGACCAAACTCAGCTTTAGATATTCATAATTCGTTAGaatttaccaaatttcatgataTGGATATAGATCAAGCTGAACCTAATAAGCCTGATGTACAAAATAAACTGAACGTCCACTTTCATGAAGTACCTGGCCTAAGAAGTATATCGCCGTTACCTCCTCAAACACATACAATCAGACAACGCTGTGACAGTTCCTCACAATCAACAGGCCTACAACGCCAAAGAAGTGATTTATTCGGCAAAAGTATATTAACGGTTGACACTTTTGgaaaagaaacattaaatgaCATTTTCAATTTAGCTCAATTCATGAAAACCTGTGTCAGTAAAGGGCGCGTATTGGATGATATATTACGAGGCAAAGTTATGGCGTCGATATTTTATGAAGTTAGTACACGTACAAGTTGCAGTTTTGCAGCAGCTATGCAAAGACTTGGTGGTTCTGTTATTCATACAGATGCAACTAGCTCATCAGCTAAAAAAGGAGAAACATTAGAAGATAGTGTTACAGTGATGGCTAGTTATTCAGATGTTGTAGTGTTACGTCATCCTGAACCAGGGGCAGTCAcc cGCGCATCACGACATTCACGTAAACCCGTAATAAATGCAGGAGACGGAATCGGAGAACATCCCACACAAGCACTTTTGGATGTTTTCACTATCAGAGAAGAAATTGGCACAGTCAATGGCCTTACCATTACAATGGTTGGAGATTTAAAAAATGGGCGAACAGTTCACTCATTAGCTCGACTTTTATCCTTATATCAAGTACAGTTACAATATGTTAGCCCACCAGGTCTAGGTATGCCTAAACATATTATGGAGTACGTATCATACAAAGGTATCTCGCAAAAAGTATATGAACGCTTAGAAGATGTATTAGGTGATACTCACGTTTTATATATGACTAGAATTCAACGTGAGAGATTTGCAAGCCAGGAAGAGTATGAaaag aTGCGTGGATTATTAGTTGTCACCCCACAATTAATGACTCGAGCTCGTCGTCGTATGATTGTAATGCATCCACTACCACGAGTCGATGAGATTTCGCCAGAATTTGATTCTGACCCGAGAGCGGCCTACTTTAGACAAGCTGAATATGGGATGTATGTGCGAATGGCATTGCTCGCTATGGTAGCGGGAGTGAATCCACTTACATAG